In Xanthomonas theicola, a single genomic region encodes these proteins:
- a CDS encoding molybdopterin cofactor-binding domain-containing protein: protein MVMGIGMALSEGTEVDHRYGRMLNSSLADYHVPVNADVHLIETMFVEEDDKIVNPLGVKGMGELGMVGIPAAIANAVFHATGRRIRDLPITPDKLIG, encoded by the coding sequence GTGGTGATGGGCATCGGCATGGCGCTCAGCGAAGGCACCGAGGTCGACCACCGCTACGGGCGCATGCTCAACTCCTCGCTGGCCGACTACCATGTGCCGGTCAATGCCGACGTGCACCTGATCGAGACCATGTTCGTCGAGGAAGACGACAAGATCGTCAACCCGCTCGGGGTCAAGGGCATGGGCGAGCTGGGCATGGTCGGCATTCCCGCGGCCATCGCCAATGCCGTGTTCCATGCCACCGGCAGGCGCATCCGCGACCTGCCGATCACCCCGGACAAGCTGATCGGTTGA
- a CDS encoding nucleotidyltransferase family protein: MSPAHAALVLGAGASRRLGHAKQALTRDGEPLLRRAVRLALASAPARCVVVLGAQAEALRPALDGLPVEIVINPDWSAGMGSSLACLRAAVHEDASISHSLVLGCDQPALGAAHLQDLLAAAYRAASGCAVSAYAGVRGMPAVVAQARWRDLPLSGDQGLRALLEAMALDGLGCIVAPALALDLDTQGDVLAAVERGWLDP; the protein is encoded by the coding sequence ATGAGCCCCGCGCATGCCGCCCTGGTCCTCGGCGCCGGCGCCAGCCGCCGCCTTGGCCATGCCAAGCAGGCGCTGACCCGCGACGGCGAGCCGCTGCTGCGCCGCGCGGTGCGGTTGGCGCTGGCGTCGGCGCCAGCGCGCTGCGTGGTGGTGCTGGGGGCACAAGCCGAGGCGCTGCGTCCGGCGCTGGACGGCCTGCCGGTGGAGATCGTGATCAACCCGGACTGGTCGGCCGGGATGGGCAGCAGCCTGGCCTGCCTGCGCGCCGCGGTGCATGAGGATGCATCGATCAGTCACAGCCTGGTGCTCGGCTGCGACCAGCCAGCGCTGGGTGCGGCGCATCTGCAGGACCTGCTGGCGGCGGCGTATCGCGCCGCGTCCGGTTGCGCGGTCAGCGCCTACGCCGGCGTGCGCGGCATGCCGGCGGTAGTGGCGCAGGCGCGCTGGCGCGATCTGCCGCTGTCCGGCGACCAGGGCCTGCGCGCGCTGTTGGAGGCGATGGCACTGGACGGTCTCGGCTGCATCGTCGCCCCGGCGCTGGCACTGGACCTGGATACGCAGGGCGACGTGCTGGCCGCGGTGGAGCGCGGCTGGCTGGATCCGTAG